The Hymenobacter sp. 5317J-9 genome has a window encoding:
- a CDS encoding ferritin-like domain-containing protein, which produces MTFTDVKTYFLANRASVAELPWHEAAPLIPAELRAVRASLQTFQRGEGTGGDHLLDLANQYGVPDYAAAMQLFIAEEEGHAEMLGRFMDQQGIPRLHTHWLHEVFRTLGRPLGLEHMVRVILTAEVVAAVYYRALAEATCSNLLRQICRRILHDEEMHLAFHCLAIRQWSFGRGRLSVWLWRQFYRGLMAGTALVVYAASWRTFGAGGYGVGRFCAAIAAEYRRLEGMQRPGGVLALRNAHELMDSPANGHAGVCPVSSPRISMPQ; this is translated from the coding sequence ATGACTTTCACCGACGTCAAGACCTACTTCCTGGCCAACCGGGCCAGCGTCGCCGAGTTGCCCTGGCACGAAGCCGCGCCGCTCATACCCGCCGAGCTGCGCGCCGTGCGCGCCTCCCTCCAAACCTTCCAGCGCGGTGAGGGCACGGGCGGCGACCACCTGCTGGACCTGGCCAACCAATATGGCGTGCCCGACTACGCGGCCGCCATGCAGCTGTTCATTGCCGAGGAGGAAGGCCACGCCGAAATGCTGGGCCGCTTCATGGACCAGCAGGGCATTCCGCGGCTGCACACGCACTGGCTGCACGAGGTTTTCCGCACGCTGGGGCGGCCGTTGGGCCTGGAGCACATGGTGCGCGTGATTCTGACGGCCGAGGTGGTGGCCGCCGTCTACTACCGGGCGCTGGCCGAGGCCACGTGCTCGAACCTGCTGCGGCAGATTTGCCGGCGCATTCTGCACGACGAGGAAATGCACCTTGCGTTTCATTGCCTGGCCATTCGGCAATGGTCGTTTGGGAGGGGCCGGCTGAGCGTGTGGCTGTGGCGCCAGTTCTACCGCGGGCTGATGGCGGGGACGGCCCTGGTGGTGTATGCGGCTAGCTGGCGCACGTTCGGGGCCGGAGGCTACGGGGTAGGGCGCTTTTGCGCCGCCATTGCCGCCGAGTATCGTCGGCTGGAGGGTATGCAGCGGCCCGGCGGTGTCCTGGCTTTGCGCAACGCTCACGAATTGATGGACTCACCGGCCAATGGCCATGCAGGCGTTTGTCCGGTATCCAGCCCGCGGATTTCAATGCCGCAATAG
- a CDS encoding DUF4173 domain-containing protein has product METSLQPGAQWPAVSPATFATTAAHPPLTKAQKLLPLGVLLFDWLFWQENRGVNVFLFGLFVVVAQLVLLPRVAAVRRSGYFWLAVAGSLFSGAMVAVYGSGVAMLAWAASLLMLLGYVNQPHLKLVLYAVLTAANSAAQAWLRVLRGVRAPRQSGAGVRRGWFYGRLLVVPVVILGAFHLLFAVANPVYDRLSGRALALLGNWLARLIPDISLGHLLFVALGFVLVAGALVAVPVYAFADHESRFGEFVRRQRDRVASFGVRRPDFRWKTVKALDLRKEFYAAAAVFGLVNVLLLAVNAIDINWLWFGFEPAPGFDLAQFVHEGTYVLIFSILLAMGIVLWFFRRNLNFYQPGLRWLRSGATVWVLQNAVLAVSVGLRNYYYILHSGVAYKRIGVCFFLLLVFFGLGTVLLKIWQRRSAYSLVRLNALAVYAVLLMLAAGNWEVWIAEYNLQPRFRSIDIGFLLNMPDRVLPTLQARRALLNHTAQLTMDSEYGTGQVITAEDAQRRLDYALHNAKAEYAAYTHWQGLNYADWQARQTMR; this is encoded by the coding sequence ATGGAAACTTCTCTGCAACCGGGCGCGCAATGGCCCGCAGTGTCGCCGGCCACCTTTGCTACCACTGCGGCTCACCCGCCGCTTACAAAAGCACAAAAGCTGCTGCCGCTGGGCGTACTGCTGTTCGACTGGCTTTTCTGGCAGGAGAATCGCGGCGTCAACGTGTTTTTGTTTGGGCTGTTTGTGGTGGTGGCGCAGCTGGTGCTGCTGCCGCGCGTAGCGGCGGTGCGGCGCTCGGGCTACTTCTGGCTGGCGGTGGCGGGCAGCCTGTTTAGCGGGGCCATGGTGGCCGTGTACGGCTCGGGGGTGGCGATGCTGGCCTGGGCGGCCTCGCTGCTCATGTTGCTGGGCTACGTGAACCAGCCGCACCTGAAGCTGGTGCTCTACGCCGTGCTCACGGCCGCCAACAGCGCGGCACAGGCCTGGCTACGGGTGCTGCGCGGCGTGCGGGCCCCGCGGCAGAGCGGCGCGGGCGTGCGCCGGGGTTGGTTCTACGGGCGCCTGCTGGTGGTGCCGGTGGTGATTCTGGGGGCCTTTCACTTGCTGTTTGCGGTGGCCAACCCGGTGTATGACCGGCTGAGCGGGCGGGCGCTGGCGCTGCTGGGCAACTGGCTGGCGCGGCTCATTCCCGACATTTCGCTGGGGCACCTGCTGTTTGTGGCGCTGGGCTTTGTGCTGGTAGCCGGGGCGCTGGTGGCGGTGCCGGTGTATGCCTTTGCCGACCACGAATCGCGCTTCGGCGAGTTTGTGCGGCGGCAGCGCGACCGGGTGGCCTCCTTCGGCGTGCGCCGGCCCGACTTTCGGTGGAAAACCGTGAAGGCGCTTGATTTGCGCAAGGAGTTTTACGCCGCCGCGGCCGTGTTTGGGCTCGTGAATGTGCTGCTGCTGGCTGTGAATGCCATCGACATCAACTGGCTGTGGTTTGGCTTTGAGCCCGCACCGGGGTTCGATTTGGCGCAGTTCGTGCACGAGGGGACGTATGTGCTCATCTTCAGCATCCTGCTGGCCATGGGCATCGTGCTGTGGTTTTTCCGCCGCAACCTCAACTTCTACCAGCCGGGCCTGCGCTGGCTGCGCAGTGGCGCCACGGTGTGGGTGCTGCAAAATGCGGTGCTTGCCGTGTCGGTGGGCTTGCGCAACTATTACTACATCCTGCACAGCGGCGTGGCTTACAAGCGTATTGGCGTGTGCTTTTTCCTGCTGCTGGTGTTTTTCGGGCTGGGCACGGTGCTGCTCAAAATCTGGCAGCGCCGCTCGGCCTACAGCCTCGTGCGGCTCAACGCCCTGGCCGTGTACGCGGTGCTGCTCATGCTGGCCGCTGGCAACTGGGAAGTCTGGATTGCGGAGTACAACCTGCAGCCGCGCTTCCGCAGCATCGACATCGGCTTCCTGCTCAACATGCCCGACCGGGTGCTGCCCACGCTGCAGGCCCGCCGGGCTCTGCTCAACCACACCGCCCAGCTCACCATGGATTCGGAGTACGGCACCGGCCAGGTTATCACCGCCGAAGATGCCCAGCGCCGCCTCGATTACGCCCTCCACAACGCCAAGGCGGAATATGCCGCCTACACCCACTGGCAGGGCCTCAACTACGCCGACTGGCAGGCCCGTCAGACCATGCGCTAA
- a CDS encoding lipase family protein: MDEGGQPAAGRHQHSGTTLAQVSWQQNFYAAMLPAACELQLSATRKFVYRLASNPQAAVHAGWLLGLAFQAEGIVHKMDSCYRAGTRDFIVMGHSQGGAIAFLLTSHLRSLQAQGLLPADLRLKTYCSAGPKPGNLYYAYDYERATAGGWAVNVVNPADWVPEMPLSVQTPNDFSPVNPFVGVNAMIKKQPFPKNLAARHLYGQLARPSLRAQRRYQRYLGGYLAKAVGKNVPGYQAPAFYPSSDYVRVGNTVVLPADSAYYAQYPDDPAKLFQHHLFQPYYYLAQRLP, encoded by the coding sequence GTGGACGAAGGCGGGCAGCCGGCCGCAGGCCGTCATCAGCATTCGGGCACCACGCTGGCGCAGGTGAGCTGGCAGCAGAATTTCTACGCCGCCATGCTGCCGGCCGCGTGCGAGTTGCAGCTGTCGGCCACGCGCAAGTTTGTGTACCGGCTGGCCAGCAACCCGCAGGCGGCGGTGCACGCGGGCTGGCTGCTGGGGCTGGCGTTTCAGGCCGAGGGCATCGTGCACAAAATGGATTCCTGCTACCGCGCCGGCACCCGCGACTTCATTGTGATGGGCCACAGCCAGGGCGGCGCCATTGCGTTTTTGCTCACCTCGCACCTGCGCAGCCTGCAGGCCCAGGGCCTGCTCCCGGCCGACCTGCGCCTGAAAACCTACTGCAGCGCCGGCCCCAAGCCCGGCAACCTCTACTACGCCTACGACTACGAGCGCGCCACCGCCGGCGGCTGGGCCGTGAACGTGGTGAACCCCGCCGACTGGGTGCCCGAAATGCCGCTCTCGGTGCAAACGCCCAACGACTTCAGCCCCGTGAACCCCTTTGTGGGCGTCAACGCCATGATTAAGAAGCAGCCTTTCCCCAAAAACCTGGCGGCCCGGCACCTCTACGGGCAGTTGGCCCGGCCCTCGCTGCGGGCCCAGCGCCGCTATCAGCGGTACCTGGGCGGCTACCTGGCCAAGGCCGTGGGCAAAAACGTGCCCGGCTATCAGGCGCCGGCCTTTTACCCCAGCAGCGACTACGTGCGCGTGGGCAACACCGTGGTGCTGCCCGCCGATTCAGCCTACTACGCCCAATACCCCGATGACCCGGCTAAGTTATTTCAGCACCACTTGTTTCAGCCGTACTACTACCTCGCGCAGCGGCTGCCTTAG
- a CDS encoding transglycosylase domain-containing protein, which translates to MADSQPTSSSLSSGPKPKAPRRTRWPVRLASWAWVGFGLLVILFLVYPFLVSTNFMFLFGKSPSLSDLENPKVEQASELYTSDGVLIGKYFRENRSPVRLREISPVLIKALIATEDVRFYEHSGIDLQAVVGGAFSSLRGEKRGGSTITQQLAKNLYKIRRQQSRGALGYIPVVSTIVAKTKEWLTAVDLEQRYTKEEILRMYLNTVEYGSSAFGIKVAAKTFFHTSPDSLKPEEAAMLVGVLNNPTAYNPKFHPAAALRRRNVVLDRMGQAGVLPKAEIDRLKATPIVLNYHVEPHIDGPDTYFRSAISQFVDAWCDSTGHDMYRDGMKIYLTIDSRMQAHAEEALHERMKALQRQFDNFWRNRGTNPWVDEKGNEIPDFILTQMKRTESYKSLAARYKNQPERLDSALNAKRPMKVFTWKHDDNDTTLVMSPLDSLAYYKHFLQSGMMCMDPFTGQIKAWVGGLDFRFFQYDHVKQGKRQAGSTFKPFVYLTALDNGYSPCDRIRDQRVTIKYVENGQPMEWQPDNVTREYTGINMTLRHAMARSVNSVTAQLTEKVGWENVAKYAHKVGITSPLLPVPSIGLGSAGDVSVYEMVDAYSTFLNNGFRSEPRLVTRIEDRNGNVIQQFDPVQKRAIPAETAWLMTYMLRGGMEEPGGTSQALWDYDLWHNDNQIGGKTGTTSNYSDGWYMGMTKDLMTGVWVGGEDRSIHFVGSQQGEGGRTALPIFGKFMEKVYKDKELGYTPGHFPKPTIKINKKYTCVSESEPRRRAVAVDTIAADNLLEQMNNGGGVPDSLRR; encoded by the coding sequence ATGGCCGATTCCCAACCGACAAGCTCCTCCCTTTCATCGGGCCCGAAACCGAAAGCGCCGCGTCGCACCCGCTGGCCCGTGCGGCTGGCCAGCTGGGCCTGGGTGGGGTTCGGCTTGCTGGTCATTCTGTTTTTGGTGTACCCGTTTCTGGTGAGCACCAATTTCATGTTCCTCTTCGGCAAGTCGCCCAGCCTGTCCGATTTGGAGAACCCCAAAGTGGAGCAGGCGTCCGAGCTGTACACTTCCGATGGGGTCTTGATTGGCAAGTATTTCCGCGAAAACCGCTCGCCGGTGCGCCTGCGCGAGATTTCGCCGGTGCTCATCAAGGCCCTTATTGCCACCGAAGACGTGCGCTTCTACGAGCATTCGGGCATTGACCTGCAGGCCGTGGTGGGCGGGGCGTTTTCGTCGTTGCGCGGCGAGAAGCGCGGCGGCTCCACCATCACCCAGCAGCTCGCCAAAAACCTCTACAAAATCCGCCGCCAGCAGAGCCGCGGCGCCCTGGGCTACATTCCGGTGGTGAGCACCATCGTGGCCAAAACCAAAGAATGGCTCACGGCCGTGGACCTTGAGCAGCGCTACACCAAGGAGGAGATTCTGCGGATGTACCTCAACACCGTGGAGTACGGCTCCAGCGCCTTCGGCATCAAGGTGGCGGCCAAAACCTTTTTCCACACCTCGCCCGACAGCCTCAAGCCCGAGGAAGCGGCCATGCTGGTGGGCGTGCTCAACAACCCCACGGCCTACAACCCGAAGTTTCACCCCGCCGCTGCCTTGCGCCGCCGCAACGTGGTGCTCGACCGCATGGGCCAGGCCGGCGTGCTGCCCAAGGCCGAAATCGACCGCCTCAAGGCCACGCCCATCGTGCTCAACTACCACGTCGAGCCCCACATCGACGGGCCCGATACCTACTTCCGCAGCGCCATCAGCCAGTTTGTGGACGCCTGGTGCGACAGCACCGGCCACGATATGTACCGCGACGGGATGAAAATCTACCTCACCATCGACTCGCGCATGCAGGCTCACGCCGAAGAAGCCCTGCACGAGCGCATGAAGGCCCTGCAGCGGCAGTTCGACAATTTCTGGCGCAACCGCGGCACCAATCCCTGGGTGGACGAGAAGGGCAACGAAATCCCCGATTTCATCCTCACCCAGATGAAGCGCACCGAGAGCTACAAGAGCCTCGCCGCACGCTACAAGAACCAGCCCGAGCGGCTGGATTCGGCCCTGAACGCCAAGCGGCCCATGAAAGTCTTCACCTGGAAGCACGACGACAACGACACCACCTTGGTGATGTCGCCGCTGGATTCGCTGGCCTACTACAAGCACTTCCTGCAATCGGGCATGATGTGCATGGACCCCTTTACCGGCCAGATTAAGGCCTGGGTGGGCGGGTTGGATTTCCGCTTTTTCCAGTACGACCACGTGAAGCAGGGCAAGCGCCAGGCCGGCTCCACGTTCAAGCCCTTCGTCTACCTCACGGCCCTCGACAACGGCTACTCGCCCTGCGACCGCATTCGCGACCAGCGCGTCACCATCAAGTACGTCGAAAACGGCCAGCCCATGGAGTGGCAGCCCGACAACGTGACCCGCGAATACACCGGCATCAACATGACGCTGCGCCACGCCATGGCCCGCTCCGTGAACTCGGTGACGGCGCAGCTGACCGAGAAAGTGGGCTGGGAAAACGTGGCCAAATACGCGCACAAAGTCGGCATCACCTCGCCGCTGCTGCCGGTGCCCAGCATCGGCCTGGGCTCGGCCGGCGACGTGAGCGTGTACGAAATGGTGGACGCCTACAGCACCTTCCTCAACAACGGCTTCCGTTCTGAGCCGCGTCTTGTCACGCGCATCGAAGACCGCAACGGCAACGTCATTCAGCAGTTCGACCCGGTGCAAAAGCGCGCCATCCCGGCCGAAACCGCCTGGCTGATGACCTACATGCTGCGCGGCGGCATGGAAGAGCCGGGCGGCACCTCCCAAGCCCTCTGGGACTACGACCTCTGGCACAACGACAACCAGATTGGCGGCAAAACCGGTACCACCAGCAACTACTCCGACGGCTGGTACATGGGCATGACCAAGGACCTGATGACCGGCGTGTGGGTGGGCGGCGAAGACCGCAGCATCCACTTCGTGGGCTCGCAGCAGGGCGAGGGCGGCCGCACGGCCCTGCCCATCTTCGGTAAGTTCATGGAGAAGGTGTACAAGGACAAAGAGCTAGGCTACACGCCCGGCCATTTCCCCAAGCCCACCATCAAAATCAACAAGAAGTACACCTGCGTGTCCGAATCGGAGCCGCGCCGCCGCGCCGTGGCCGTCGATACCATCGCCGCCGACAACCTGCTGGAGCAGATGAATAACGGCGGCGGCGTGCCGGACAGTTTGCGGCGTTAG
- a CDS encoding DUF2625 domain-containing protein, translated as MRVALLLALFLFKAACSCAQSMQTRSLTELINTQDPGWPLVQGWIAAANNKVQVLPKTAARADSALLAAQITTRSPMGAVVYGTGGILVDNGWLRILGSGSPGLNRDLMGWNKGKQQGLLLIADDALGGFFALNGGAFGQATLGKIYYLSPDNLEWEPLNRGYSDFLVFCFSGDLEKFYDGMRWKGWQTEIAQLNGNQGISCIPFLFTKEGKDVNKVSRKAVPITELWGLHNDFRQQLGIR; from the coding sequence ATGCGCGTCGCCCTACTACTTGCCCTTTTCCTATTTAAAGCAGCTTGCTCGTGCGCTCAATCGATGCAAACACGCTCACTAACCGAACTTATCAATACCCAAGACCCGGGCTGGCCGTTGGTGCAGGGCTGGATTGCAGCCGCGAATAACAAGGTGCAGGTACTGCCCAAGACTGCGGCCCGCGCCGACAGCGCCCTATTAGCAGCACAGATAACGACCCGTTCGCCAATGGGCGCAGTGGTTTATGGAACGGGTGGCATCCTCGTAGACAATGGCTGGCTCCGCATCCTAGGTTCTGGTTCACCGGGCCTCAACCGTGACTTGATGGGTTGGAACAAAGGCAAGCAGCAAGGACTTCTGCTGATTGCCGATGATGCGTTGGGAGGTTTTTTCGCGCTCAACGGCGGCGCTTTTGGTCAGGCGACGCTTGGCAAAATTTATTACCTCTCGCCTGACAACCTGGAATGGGAACCACTGAACAGAGGGTACTCCGATTTTCTGGTTTTCTGCTTCTCCGGCGATTTGGAAAAGTTTTATGACGGCATGCGCTGGAAGGGCTGGCAAACAGAAATTGCGCAGCTGAACGGCAACCAAGGCATCAGTTGCATCCCGTTTCTATTCACCAAAGAGGGCAAGGACGTAAACAAAGTAAGCCGCAAAGCTGTGCCCATTACAGAACTGTGGGGCTTGCACAATGACTTCCGGCAGCAACTCGGGATTCGTTAG
- a CDS encoding TIGR01777 family oxidoreductase, producing MTETSPRKVLITGGTGLIGTRLAELLIDSGYEVALLSREPAKSSHYRSFRWDPRAGTIDDAAVLYADYIVNLAGASVSDGKWTDERKRDIMSSRLGGLALLHRELANPRHHVQAFISASAIGVYGDTGDQLLTEETPPGLPTHDFLADVAHQWELAAAPIAQLGIRTVVPRIGIVLSTEGGALPQIARPVKLGAGAALGSGKQYMSWIHLDDICRLFIAMLEDSSWQGTYNAVAPNPVTNQEFTKELAEVLHRPLILPKVPAFGLKLAMGEMSDIVLASQRVSAAKVLAQGFRFEYPELRGALEALYGGE from the coding sequence ATGACCGAAACTTCTCCGCGCAAAGTTCTCATCACCGGCGGCACCGGCCTCATTGGCACGCGCCTGGCTGAACTGCTGATTGACAGCGGCTACGAGGTGGCCCTGCTGAGCCGCGAGCCCGCCAAGAGCAGCCATTACCGCAGCTTTCGCTGGGACCCGCGGGCGGGCACCATTGATGATGCGGCCGTGCTCTACGCCGATTACATTGTGAACCTGGCCGGGGCCAGCGTGAGCGACGGCAAGTGGACCGACGAGCGCAAGCGCGACATCATGAGCAGCCGGCTGGGCGGGCTGGCGCTGCTGCACCGCGAGCTGGCCAACCCGCGCCACCACGTGCAGGCGTTCATTTCCGCCTCGGCCATTGGGGTGTATGGCGACACGGGCGACCAACTCCTCACCGAGGAAACGCCACCCGGCCTGCCCACGCACGATTTCCTGGCCGACGTGGCCCACCAGTGGGAGCTGGCGGCCGCGCCCATCGCGCAGCTGGGCATTCGCACGGTGGTGCCGCGCATTGGCATTGTGCTGAGCACGGAAGGTGGGGCCCTGCCCCAGATTGCCCGGCCCGTGAAACTGGGCGCCGGGGCGGCGCTGGGCAGCGGCAAGCAATACATGTCCTGGATTCACTTGGACGATATCTGCCGCCTGTTCATCGCCATGCTGGAAGATTCTTCCTGGCAGGGCACATACAATGCGGTGGCGCCAAACCCGGTCACCAATCAGGAGTTTACCAAGGAACTGGCCGAGGTGCTGCACCGGCCTTTGATTTTGCCCAAGGTGCCGGCCTTCGGGCTGAAGCTGGCCATGGGCGAGATGAGCGACATCGTGCTGGCCTCGCAGCGGGTGAGCGCGGCCAAAGTACTGGCGCAGGGCTTCCGGTTCGAGTATCCGGAGCTGCGCGGGGCACTGGAGGCGCTGTATGGGGGGGAGTAA
- the folE gene encoding GTP cyclohydrolase I FolE — translation MDNPSGPAPATDSHLPMGLRTPLRDDAFARSDEEKITAISGHFEAIMRELGLDLTDDSLAGTPRRVAKMFVKEWFKGLDPANRPEVRMFENRYDYHQLLVERDITLFSCCEHHFVPIIGKAHVAYLPGQHVVGLSKLNRVVQYYARRPQVQERLTRQISEELKQSLGTDDVAVLIEADHLCVMSRGVNDTSSSTLTSEYSGQFATDEALRREFLRQIGK, via the coding sequence ATGGATAACCCTTCCGGGCCGGCCCCGGCAACCGATTCGCACCTGCCTATGGGCCTGCGCACTCCGCTCCGCGACGACGCCTTCGCGCGCAGCGACGAAGAGAAAATTACGGCCATCAGCGGCCACTTTGAAGCCATTATGCGCGAGCTGGGCCTCGACCTGACCGACGACAGCTTGGCCGGCACCCCGCGCCGCGTGGCCAAGATGTTTGTGAAGGAGTGGTTCAAGGGCCTCGACCCGGCGAACCGGCCGGAAGTGCGCATGTTCGAGAACCGCTACGACTACCACCAGCTGCTGGTGGAGCGCGACATCACGCTGTTTTCGTGCTGTGAGCACCACTTCGTGCCCATCATCGGCAAGGCCCACGTGGCCTACCTGCCCGGCCAGCACGTGGTGGGCCTGAGCAAGCTCAACCGCGTGGTGCAGTACTACGCGCGCCGCCCGCAGGTACAGGAGCGCCTCACCCGCCAGATTTCGGAGGAGCTCAAGCAAAGCCTGGGCACCGACGACGTGGCCGTGCTCATCGAAGCCGACCACCTCTGCGTGATGAGCCGCGGCGTGAACGACACCAGCAGCTCGACGCTGACCAGCGAATACAGCGGCCAGTTTGCGACCGACGAAGCGCTGCGGCGGGAGTTTCTGCGGCAAATCGGGAAATAA
- a CDS encoding 6-carboxytetrahydropterin synthase: protein MQVTVCRTEHFNAAHRLYNPAWSDDHNQRVFGKCNNPNYHGHNYNLTVRLTGAIDHETGYVYDLKRLSDLIKHEVLDRYDHRNLNLDTEEFRTLNPTAENIAVVIWQRLRPHLDAGLSLSVTLYETDRNFVEYHG from the coding sequence ATGCAAGTCACCGTTTGCCGCACCGAGCATTTTAATGCCGCGCATCGCCTGTACAATCCCGCCTGGAGCGACGACCACAACCAACGGGTTTTCGGCAAGTGCAACAACCCTAACTATCACGGACACAATTACAACCTGACCGTGCGCCTGACGGGTGCCATCGACCACGAAACGGGCTATGTGTATGACCTGAAGCGGCTGAGCGACCTCATCAAGCACGAGGTGCTGGACCGCTACGACCACCGCAACCTCAACCTGGACACGGAAGAATTCCGCACCCTCAACCCCACGGCCGAAAACATTGCCGTCGTTATTTGGCAGCGCCTGCGTCCGCACCTGGATGCTGGCCTGTCTTTGTCGGTCACGCTCTACGAGACGGACCGTAACTTTGTAGAATACCATGGATAA
- a CDS encoding DNA repair ATPase — translation MDEADMSIGNVPRTGQRVSVQLDNKRVEAAWLKQLNDKFGSKVKNNKGVVTMDGVIIEEIAPTPIRVISKVDATPTGTTVWWSIDLGNAYLAKDKTPVQWKSAEKYLKDFARMMYREDLVSQIAEAERALVASQNNHMAVIEKANTIKKDIEKNKARKIEIQQMLAANAAELQQFNNLIDLNLKEQEAARGDIVSMRVALEAVKDRMNKIE, via the coding sequence GTGGATGAAGCCGATATGTCCATTGGCAACGTTCCGCGCACCGGCCAGCGCGTGAGCGTGCAGCTCGATAACAAGCGCGTGGAAGCCGCCTGGCTGAAGCAGCTGAACGACAAGTTTGGCAGCAAGGTGAAGAACAACAAAGGCGTTGTGACCATGGACGGCGTCATCATCGAAGAAATTGCACCCACGCCCATTCGCGTGATTTCCAAGGTGGACGCTACACCCACCGGCACCACCGTGTGGTGGAGCATCGACCTGGGCAACGCCTACTTGGCAAAAGACAAAACCCCCGTGCAATGGAAGTCGGCCGAGAAGTACCTGAAAGACTTCGCCCGCATGATGTACCGCGAAGACTTGGTGTCGCAGATTGCCGAAGCCGAGCGCGCCCTGGTGGCCTCGCAGAACAACCACATGGCCGTGATTGAAAAGGCCAACACCATCAAGAAGGACATCGAGAAGAACAAGGCCCGCAAGATTGAAATCCAGCAGATGCTGGCCGCCAACGCCGCCGAACTCCAGCAGTTCAACAACCTCATCGACCTCAACCTGAAAGAGCAGGAAGCGGCCCGTGGCGACATTGTGAGCATGCGCGTGGCCCTCGAAGCCGTGAAGGACCGCATGAACAAGATTGAATAG
- the rplS gene encoding 50S ribosomal protein L19: MSVLLDFIQAESQERRASFPDFAAGDTVNVHVKIREGNKERIQQFQGVVLQRRNPSSNGETFTVRKISNQIGTERIFPLLSPNIEKIEVVRRGKVRRARLFYLRGLSGKQARIKERRLNVASKATA, translated from the coding sequence ATGAGCGTACTACTTGACTTTATCCAGGCCGAATCGCAAGAGCGCCGCGCCAGCTTTCCGGACTTCGCCGCCGGCGACACCGTGAACGTGCACGTAAAAATCCGCGAGGGCAACAAGGAGCGCATCCAGCAGTTCCAGGGCGTGGTGCTGCAGCGCCGCAACCCCAGCTCGAACGGCGAAACCTTCACCGTGCGCAAGATTTCGAACCAAATCGGCACCGAGCGTATCTTCCCCCTCCTGTCGCCCAACATCGAGAAAATCGAAGTAGTGCGTCGCGGTAAAGTGCGTCGCGCCCGTCTGTTCTACCTGCGCGGCCTCTCGGGCAAGCAAGCTCGTATCAAAGAGCGTCGCTTGAACGTGGCCAGCAAGGCTACCGCCTAA
- the trmD gene encoding tRNA (guanosine(37)-N1)-methyltransferase TrmD produces MRIDILTCLPELLVSPFAHSIVKRAKDKGLVEIHLHQLRDKAINKHGQIDDAVFGGGAGMVLRVEPIAAWIDELQAQRPYDAIIYLTPDGETLRQPLANRLSLLQNVIMLCGHYKGIDERIRQTYITHEISVGDYVLSGGELGAAILVDAVVRLLPGVLGNEESALSDSFQDDLLAPPVYTRPAEWRGQVVPEILLSGNTPKIEEWRHEQALARTQQRRPDLLG; encoded by the coding sequence ATGCGCATCGACATCCTCACCTGCCTGCCGGAACTCCTGGTCAGCCCCTTCGCTCATTCCATCGTGAAGCGAGCAAAGGACAAAGGCCTCGTGGAAATCCACCTGCACCAGTTGCGCGACAAGGCCATCAACAAGCACGGCCAGATTGACGACGCCGTGTTTGGCGGCGGCGCGGGCATGGTGCTGCGCGTGGAGCCCATTGCCGCCTGGATAGACGAGCTGCAGGCCCAACGGCCCTACGACGCCATCATCTACCTCACGCCCGACGGCGAGACGCTGCGCCAGCCGCTGGCCAACCGCCTGTCGCTGCTGCAGAACGTCATCATGCTCTGTGGCCACTACAAGGGCATTGACGAGCGCATCCGCCAGACCTACATCACCCACGAAATAAGCGTGGGCGACTACGTGCTCAGCGGCGGCGAGCTTGGCGCGGCCATCTTGGTCGATGCCGTGGTGCGGCTGCTGCCCGGCGTGCTCGGCAACGAGGAGTCGGCCTTGTCCGATTCGTTCCAGGATGATTTGCTGGCGCCGCCGGTGTACACCCGGCCGGCCGAGTGGCGCGGCCAGGTGGTGCCGGAAATCCTGTTATCGGGCAATACGCCCAAAATTGAGGAGTGGCGGCACGAGCAGGCACTGGCCCGCACCCAGCAGCGGCGGCCCGATTTATTGGGCTAA